The Corynebacterium qintianiae genome has a window encoding:
- the mshC gene encoding cysteine--1-D-myo-inosityl 2-amino-2-deoxy-alpha-D-glucopyranoside ligase, protein MHSWPTPEVPQVAGTPVNLNLYDTADQAVKPVDTTPNADGEVGMYVCGITPYDSTHLGHAATYLTFDLVQRQLLANGHKVHYVQNITDVDDPLFERAARDGVDWRELGQQQINLFRSDMEILGVIPPRDYIGAIESVGEVVEMVQKLLDADAAYRLDHGDIYASIAATEQFGYASNYSRADMEMFFAERGGDPDRVGKRDPLDALVWRGHRAGEPAWDSPFGPGRPGWHIECSAIATNRLGARFSIQGGGSDLAFPHHEFSAAHAEAAYSEPRMAGHYVHAGMIALDGVKMSKSLGNLVFVHKLTEQGHEPSAIRLAVFTDHYRTDREFSEAILRGAEQRLARWRVNLAREVSSADAERVVDKLRAALADDLDTPAALRVVDEVAGDHDGMIAGALDGLLGVRV, encoded by the coding sequence ATGCATTCTTGGCCCACCCCCGAGGTTCCCCAGGTTGCCGGGACACCCGTCAATCTGAACCTCTACGACACCGCAGACCAGGCCGTCAAGCCGGTAGACACAACCCCTAACGCAGACGGTGAGGTGGGAATGTACGTCTGCGGCATCACCCCGTATGACTCGACCCACCTGGGTCACGCGGCGACGTATCTCACGTTCGACCTGGTGCAGCGCCAGCTGCTCGCGAACGGCCACAAGGTCCATTACGTGCAGAACATCACCGACGTGGACGACCCCCTCTTCGAGCGGGCGGCGCGCGACGGCGTGGACTGGCGCGAGCTGGGTCAGCAGCAGATCAACCTGTTCCGTTCCGACATGGAGATCCTCGGCGTTATTCCGCCGCGCGACTACATCGGTGCGATTGAGTCGGTCGGCGAAGTCGTCGAGATGGTGCAAAAGCTTCTCGACGCCGACGCCGCCTACCGCCTCGACCACGGCGACATCTACGCCTCCATCGCCGCGACGGAGCAGTTCGGCTACGCGTCGAACTATTCCCGCGCGGACATGGAGATGTTCTTCGCCGAGCGCGGGGGCGACCCCGACCGCGTGGGCAAGCGCGACCCGCTCGACGCCCTCGTGTGGCGCGGCCACCGCGCGGGCGAGCCCGCCTGGGATTCCCCCTTCGGCCCCGGCCGGCCGGGGTGGCACATCGAGTGCTCCGCGATCGCCACAAACCGCCTCGGCGCCCGGTTTTCCATCCAGGGCGGCGGCTCTGATCTCGCTTTTCCGCACCACGAGTTCTCCGCGGCGCACGCCGAGGCCGCATACAGCGAACCGCGCATGGCGGGGCACTACGTCCACGCCGGCATGATCGCACTCGACGGGGTGAAGATGTCCAAGTCGCTGGGCAACCTCGTGTTCGTGCACAAGCTCACCGAGCAAGGCCACGAGCCGTCGGCGATCCGCCTCGCCGTGTTCACCGACCATTACCGCACCGACCGTGAATTCTCCGAGGCGATTCTCCGCGGGGCCGAGCAGCGCCTGGCGCGTTGGCGCGTGAACCTGGCACGGGAGGTTTCGTCCGCTGACGCTGAGCGGGTCGTCGATAAGCTTCGCGCAGCTCTTGCGGACGACCTCGACACCCCAGCGGCGCTGCGGGTAGTTGACGAGGTTGCGGGCGACCACGACGGAATGATCGCCGGTGCCCTTGACGGTTTGCTTGGCGTGCGGGTGTAG
- a CDS encoding quinone-dependent dihydroorotate dehydrogenase: MSVPTTAYNAVYGAALKAMFRLPAERIHGIMGGVLRALHTATPINRALERFVRVHEPVLEQTLFGVTFPAPLGLAAGFDKNAKCVDAWAALGFGYAELGTVTPKPQPGNPAPRLFRLPQDRAILNRMGFNNDGALAASMNLSSRNSDDIIGINIGKNKTSEDAVADYRAGASALGPLADYLVVNVSSPNTPGLRDLQAVAELRPILSVVKEATTTPVLVKIAPDLSDDDIDAVADLAVELGLDGIVATNTTISREGLATDASEVEAMGAGGISGAPLNERSLQVLRRLHERVGGELVLVSVGGISTPEQAWERVAAGASLLQGYTPLIYGGPGWIRGIHKGIAAQVKAHGLNSISDAVGSGLKWRSDAK; this comes from the coding sequence ATGAGTGTTCCCACCACCGCGTACAACGCCGTTTACGGCGCAGCCTTGAAAGCGATGTTCCGCCTCCCCGCCGAGAGGATCCACGGGATCATGGGCGGGGTCCTTCGAGCCCTGCACACCGCTACCCCGATCAACCGCGCGTTGGAACGGTTCGTTCGAGTCCATGAACCGGTGCTGGAACAGACGCTGTTCGGCGTGACGTTCCCGGCCCCGCTGGGGCTCGCGGCGGGGTTCGACAAGAACGCGAAGTGCGTCGACGCCTGGGCGGCCCTCGGCTTCGGATACGCCGAGTTGGGCACGGTCACTCCTAAGCCGCAGCCCGGCAACCCCGCGCCGCGCTTGTTCCGCCTCCCACAGGACAGGGCCATCCTCAACCGCATGGGGTTCAACAACGACGGTGCGCTGGCTGCTTCCATGAACCTGAGTTCCCGGAACTCCGACGACATCATCGGCATTAACATCGGGAAGAACAAGACGTCCGAGGATGCGGTGGCTGACTACCGGGCTGGTGCTTCCGCCCTTGGGCCGCTCGCCGACTACCTCGTGGTCAACGTGTCGTCCCCTAATACCCCGGGGCTCCGCGACCTGCAGGCCGTGGCGGAACTGCGCCCCATTCTCAGCGTGGTCAAGGAGGCGACGACGACTCCCGTGCTGGTGAAGATCGCGCCCGACCTCAGCGACGACGACATCGACGCGGTGGCGGACCTGGCGGTGGAGCTCGGCCTCGACGGCATTGTGGCCACCAACACCACAATCTCACGCGAGGGGCTGGCCACCGACGCCTCCGAGGTTGAGGCGATGGGAGCTGGCGGCATCTCCGGCGCCCCGCTCAACGAGCGCTCGCTTCAGGTGCTGCGCAGGCTGCACGAACGCGTCGGCGGGGAGCTCGTACTGGTCAGCGTTGGCGGCATATCGACCCCGGAGCAGGCCTGGGAGCGCGTCGCCGCGGGAGCGAGCCTGCTCCAGGGCTACACGCCCCTCATTTACGGCGGCCCTGGCTGGATCCGCGGCATTCACAAGGGCATCGCGGCGCAAGTAAAGGCCCACGGCCTGAACTCCATTTCAGATGCTGTGGGCAGCGGGCTTAAGTGGCGTTCAGACGCAAAATAA
- a CDS encoding undecaprenyl-diphosphate phosphatase — protein MNTATDVTEPMSWLQVIVLSVVQGLTEFLPVSSSGHLRIVSELFWGEDAGASFTAVIQLGTELAVLVFFAKEIWQILTGWFAGLFNKEKRGFDYRMGWMVIVGTVPVALLGVLLKDLIRENFRNLWITATVLILFSLVFILAERRGTKNRGFGDLTMKDAIIMGLWQCLALIPGVSRSGGTISGGLFLNLDREVATRFSFLLAIPAVLASGLFSLPDAFAPQSGQAATGMQLLVGSGVAFALGYVSIAWLLKFVSHHSFSWFAAYRIPLGIIVMILLAAGVMNPL, from the coding sequence ATGAACACCGCAACTGACGTGACGGAGCCGATGAGCTGGCTCCAGGTGATTGTCCTGTCCGTGGTGCAGGGGCTGACCGAATTTTTGCCGGTTTCCTCGTCCGGGCACCTCCGCATCGTCTCTGAGCTCTTCTGGGGTGAAGACGCCGGCGCAAGCTTCACGGCAGTGATCCAGCTTGGCACCGAGTTGGCGGTGCTTGTGTTCTTCGCGAAGGAGATCTGGCAGATCCTCACCGGTTGGTTTGCTGGCCTGTTCAACAAGGAAAAGCGCGGTTTCGACTACCGCATGGGATGGATGGTCATCGTCGGGACCGTCCCTGTCGCCTTGCTCGGTGTACTGCTCAAGGACTTGATTCGCGAGAATTTCCGCAACCTCTGGATTACCGCCACCGTGCTCATCTTGTTCTCCCTCGTCTTTATCCTCGCCGAGCGACGGGGTACAAAGAACCGCGGTTTTGGGGATCTGACCATGAAAGACGCCATCATCATGGGCTTGTGGCAGTGCCTCGCGCTGATCCCCGGGGTGTCGCGTTCGGGAGGCACGATATCCGGCGGCCTCTTCCTCAACTTGGACCGCGAAGTGGCTACCCGCTTCAGCTTCCTCCTCGCCATCCCCGCCGTGCTCGCCTCCGGTTTGTTCTCGCTGCCCGACGCGTTCGCTCCTCAGTCGGGCCAGGCGGCGACCGGCATGCAATTGCTAGTCGGTAGCGGCGTCGCCTTTGCGCTCGGTTATGTTTCCATCGCGTGGCTGTTGAAGTTCGTGTCCCACCACTCGTTCTCATGGTTCGCCGCTTACCGCATCCCGCTGGGCATCATCGTCATGATCCTGCTCGCCGCCGGGGTCATGAACCCGCTGTAG
- a CDS encoding DUF3097 domain-containing protein produces the protein MRHNDPYGGDILKGHARNRKPVHPEVPAKPGIVVEVAGNNFVGAVVGFERTYDGDFVRLEDRRGTQQLFKMLPGAFLLEGKVVTLTRYVEKRAPEVSNSGSRRVEGVRAKVAMPSRIWVEGIHDAAIVEKVWGHDLRVEGVVVEYLEGLDNLQERLAEFQPGPGRRIGVLADHLVEGSKETRLVENVGPDVLVTGHPYIDIWAAVKPASVRITSWPDVPHGEDWKEGVCRRLGWSDPKEGWHRVYSAVNTFKDLDHTLIGAVERLVDFVTNPELSKSDL, from the coding sequence ATGAGACACAACGATCCGTACGGTGGGGACATTCTCAAAGGACACGCTCGAAACCGCAAGCCGGTGCACCCAGAGGTGCCCGCAAAGCCCGGCATCGTCGTAGAGGTTGCCGGAAACAACTTCGTAGGAGCGGTCGTGGGTTTCGAGCGGACCTACGACGGAGACTTCGTGCGCCTCGAAGATCGCCGTGGTACGCAGCAGTTGTTCAAAATGCTCCCCGGAGCGTTCCTGCTCGAGGGGAAGGTTGTGACACTGACGCGGTACGTGGAGAAGCGGGCACCGGAGGTGTCGAACTCTGGCTCGAGGCGCGTCGAGGGGGTTCGCGCCAAGGTAGCCATGCCGAGCCGGATTTGGGTGGAAGGCATCCACGACGCCGCGATCGTGGAAAAGGTGTGGGGCCACGACCTGCGTGTCGAAGGCGTAGTCGTCGAGTACCTGGAGGGCCTGGATAACCTTCAGGAGCGGCTCGCTGAGTTCCAGCCCGGCCCAGGCAGGCGGATCGGCGTGCTCGCAGACCACCTCGTCGAGGGGAGCAAGGAGACGCGGCTCGTGGAGAACGTCGGGCCGGACGTGCTTGTCACGGGGCATCCCTACATTGACATTTGGGCGGCCGTGAAGCCCGCGAGCGTGCGCATCACGTCGTGGCCCGACGTGCCGCACGGGGAGGACTGGAAAGAAGGAGTGTGCCGCAGGCTCGGCTGGAGCGACCCAAAGGAGGGTTGGCACCGGGTCTACAGCGCGGTGAACACATTCAAGGATCTCGACCACACCCTCATCGGCGCAGTCGAGCGCCTTGTCGATTTCGTCACCAACCCGGAGCTCTCCAAGTCCGACCTGTAG
- a CDS encoding TVP38/TMEM64 family protein, with protein MTKSRIALLAVAAAAFFAAWMLLDVPPLAVLRQWAERTGLWFPVLFWLLYVLVTQFPVPRTVMTISAGILFGSLWGVIIALSATTVAAVVSLLMVRFLLRDFVEPRLKHPAIESINGRLEARGWLAIASLRLIAVVPFSILNYAAALTRVGVLPFAAATLAGSAPNTVIVAIFGDALTGEANTVVLAIMGILAVVGVAGLLLDASLPTRRPRGAQPVHRTLE; from the coding sequence ATGACCAAATCGCGGATAGCGCTCCTCGCGGTGGCGGCCGCCGCGTTCTTTGCGGCCTGGATGCTTCTCGACGTCCCTCCCCTCGCCGTCCTGCGCCAGTGGGCCGAGCGCACCGGCCTGTGGTTCCCCGTGCTGTTCTGGCTGCTCTATGTCCTCGTGACGCAGTTCCCTGTTCCCCGCACCGTAATGACCATCTCGGCGGGCATCCTCTTCGGGTCGCTGTGGGGCGTCATCATTGCGCTGAGCGCAACGACCGTAGCCGCGGTGGTTTCTCTTTTGATGGTGCGCTTCCTGCTGCGCGACTTCGTCGAACCCCGGCTGAAGCACCCCGCGATTGAGTCCATCAACGGGCGGCTGGAGGCGCGCGGCTGGCTCGCCATCGCCAGCCTCCGCCTCATCGCGGTGGTGCCCTTCTCCATCCTCAACTACGCCGCGGCGTTGACCCGTGTAGGCGTGCTGCCGTTCGCCGCGGCGACGCTTGCCGGTTCCGCCCCGAACACCGTTATCGTGGCCATCTTCGGCGACGCCCTGACCGGGGAGGCCAACACGGTCGTGCTGGCGATCATGGGGATCCTCGCGGTCGTGGGAGTGGCGGGCTTGCTTCTCGACGCCTCCTTGCCCACGCGACGCCCACGCGGGGCTCAGCCGGTTCACCGGACACTTGAGTAA
- a CDS encoding NfeD family protein, with protein sequence MGALVWFIAAAVLAGLELAAGEFTFLMIAAGALTAAGVSLASIPLWAEVGVFVASSAAFWLFLRPYLHRQFLKPRAYDETPRALVGARAEVLEDITPEGGQVRLDGSIWSARSLDPAESIPAGQHVTVSDIDGPVAVVWKEP encoded by the coding sequence GTGGGCGCACTCGTATGGTTTATCGCAGCGGCAGTACTGGCCGGTCTCGAACTGGCCGCCGGAGAATTCACGTTCCTCATGATCGCAGCGGGTGCGCTCACCGCGGCCGGTGTCTCGCTCGCCAGCATCCCCTTGTGGGCGGAAGTTGGAGTCTTTGTCGCGTCGTCAGCGGCGTTCTGGCTCTTTCTGCGCCCCTACCTGCACAGGCAGTTTCTCAAGCCCCGCGCCTATGACGAGACCCCGCGCGCCCTCGTCGGCGCCCGCGCGGAGGTGCTGGAGGACATCACGCCCGAGGGCGGGCAGGTGCGCCTTGACGGATCGATTTGGTCCGCCCGCTCCCTCGACCCCGCGGAATCGATCCCGGCCGGTCAGCACGTCACAGTATCCGATATCGACGGCCCTGTCGCGGTCGTCTGGAAGGAGCCCTAA
- a CDS encoding YbhB/YbcL family Raf kinase inhibitor-like protein, whose translation MTNYNDARFPGPDPYAPLKDVPSFGLTSTDIADGEKLPDSLTGDDATSPQLAWSGLPEGTKSLAVTCFDPDAPTASGFWHWSTFNIPVDVAELPAGAGAREDLGVGAVTLPGDSGQKAFYGANPPEGHGPHRYLFVVHAVDVEELPAEEIANPTQLGFNLYFHSLGRAILWGWYEN comes from the coding sequence ATGACGAATTACAATGATGCCCGCTTCCCAGGACCTGACCCCTATGCCCCGTTGAAGGACGTGCCATCCTTCGGGCTGACGTCCACCGACATCGCCGACGGCGAGAAGCTTCCCGACAGCCTGACCGGCGATGACGCGACCTCACCGCAGCTGGCGTGGTCGGGCCTGCCGGAGGGCACTAAATCACTCGCCGTGACGTGCTTCGACCCGGACGCCCCGACGGCGTCGGGGTTCTGGCACTGGTCCACTTTCAACATCCCGGTCGATGTCGCAGAGCTGCCCGCCGGCGCCGGCGCCAGGGAGGACCTTGGGGTGGGCGCTGTGACGCTCCCCGGCGACTCGGGCCAGAAGGCGTTCTACGGCGCCAACCCGCCGGAGGGCCACGGCCCGCACCGCTACCTCTTCGTCGTGCACGCCGTGGATGTCGAGGAGTTGCCCGCCGAGGAGATCGCCAACCCGACGCAGCTCGGATTCAACCTGTACTTCCACTCTCTCGGCCGCGCCATCCTCTGGGGTTGGTACGAGAACTAG
- a CDS encoding MarR family transcriptional regulator gives MIAVHARYRGREKGRAQLVKRSAYALSTLPGVGEFEIVGVEDIRAHVESPGDALNLIMALLSDGNWAIGLGITRRGGAVHAATDATGRKPATVGVSADAEGSEASDIAATFALIGHVLMKRTYEGREATALVRRGLNQNEAAERLGISKQAMSQRLQAAGWHAEQAGVQLALNLISRAAGVD, from the coding sequence ATGATTGCTGTCCACGCCCGATACCGCGGCAGAGAAAAGGGGCGCGCCCAGTTGGTGAAGCGCTCCGCGTACGCGCTGTCCACGCTTCCCGGCGTCGGCGAGTTCGAGATCGTCGGCGTCGAGGACATTCGAGCCCACGTCGAATCACCCGGCGACGCACTCAACCTCATTATGGCGCTGCTCTCCGACGGAAACTGGGCGATCGGGCTCGGTATCACGCGGCGCGGCGGCGCCGTGCACGCGGCGACTGATGCCACGGGTCGGAAACCCGCGACTGTGGGGGTCAGCGCTGATGCGGAGGGCAGCGAAGCGTCGGATATCGCGGCCACGTTCGCACTCATCGGGCATGTCCTGATGAAGCGGACGTACGAGGGGCGTGAGGCGACAGCTCTGGTACGCAGGGGCCTGAACCAGAACGAAGCCGCCGAGAGGCTGGGCATCTCCAAACAGGCGATGAGCCAGCGCCTCCAGGCGGCTGGGTGGCACGCCGAGCAGGCCGGTGTGCAGCTTGCGCTGAACCTGATCAGCCGAGCCGCGGGCGTCGATTAG
- a CDS encoding ferrochelatase encodes MALNDYDALLVLSFGGPEGEDEVIPFLENVTRGRGIPRERLAEVGEHYFHFGGVSPITEQNRAIIANVERELASRGHDLPVYFGNRNWHPMGEDTAKEIEAAGHRRVLVFATSAWGGYSACRQYDEDILRLREVTPEIEYTKLWQFYGHPTFVELMAEATKRAWEAADQSVTKVLFSAHSVPNAADDSSGGPQDSNLYSRQVAEASRLVAEAAGVRDYEVVWQSRSGNPATPWLEPDVVDRSLELGKQGVKHIICVPIGFITDHMEVVWDLDTELKEACEKEGMTVDRVPTVGLDPEFASMVVDLAENVTQGASPASLSEVTVQGCTVNGAPCAPDCCMMQRPGKPAPRHPQNPVT; translated from the coding sequence ATGGCATTGAACGACTACGACGCACTCCTCGTCCTCTCCTTCGGCGGCCCCGAAGGGGAGGACGAGGTCATTCCATTTCTCGAGAATGTGACCCGCGGCAGGGGCATCCCGCGCGAGCGCCTTGCCGAGGTGGGCGAGCATTACTTCCACTTCGGTGGCGTCAGTCCCATCACCGAGCAGAACCGCGCGATCATCGCGAACGTGGAGAGGGAACTGGCCTCCCGCGGCCACGACCTGCCGGTCTATTTCGGCAACCGCAACTGGCACCCGATGGGAGAGGACACTGCCAAGGAGATCGAGGCCGCCGGGCACAGGCGCGTTCTAGTGTTCGCCACTTCGGCGTGGGGCGGGTACTCCGCGTGCCGCCAGTACGACGAAGACATTCTTCGCCTGCGCGAGGTGACGCCGGAGATCGAGTACACGAAGCTGTGGCAGTTCTACGGACATCCGACGTTTGTCGAGCTCATGGCGGAAGCGACCAAGCGAGCGTGGGAGGCCGCGGACCAGTCGGTAACCAAGGTACTGTTCTCTGCGCATTCCGTCCCGAACGCCGCTGACGATTCGTCGGGCGGGCCACAGGACTCCAACCTCTATTCCCGCCAGGTGGCGGAGGCTTCCCGTCTCGTTGCAGAGGCGGCCGGGGTGCGCGACTACGAGGTCGTCTGGCAGTCTCGCTCGGGCAACCCGGCCACGCCGTGGTTGGAGCCGGACGTTGTCGATCGCTCTCTTGAGCTTGGCAAGCAGGGCGTCAAGCACATCATCTGCGTCCCCATCGGTTTCATCACCGACCACATGGAGGTCGTGTGGGATCTGGATACCGAACTCAAAGAAGCGTGCGAGAAGGAGGGCATGACGGTTGACCGCGTGCCCACTGTCGGCCTCGACCCGGAGTTCGCTTCCATGGTGGTCGACCTCGCTGAAAACGTCACGCAGGGTGCGAGCCCGGCGAGCCTTTCCGAGGTCACCGTCCAGGGATGCACTGTCAACGGCGCGCCGTGCGCTCCCGACTGCTGCATGATGCAGCGCCCGGGCAAGCCCGCGCCACGCCACCCGCAGAACCCCGTCACCTAA
- a CDS encoding YncE family protein produces MRVKLFALVGAAAAVLTLSGCQGPSGRDELAGPGREQAAIMGNAEPQASPASTDPAGTVHEHAPVDDLDATGGLVAVRSGGTLSIGTLEDVVSGKATEYALGQECGDTTARDGRFVTACGREIRMFGSAGEEKFSTQAQATAAALTADGDVIAGSEDDREVRVYRGGEEIDSFNVARETDQLLTVPRAEQPDTAVRINHFDTTIQDLDLDNGRQGGTLRVGLGVGGVSTGGDGLVLAADNTGSQLLVYTATDIIRLQQSAPVAESPWAVAWDNDASLAWVTSTAGNTVSGYDISQGVPLERVSLRTVADALNMAALDDGTLIIASASGDGLQVISPDEKNAPEGDR; encoded by the coding sequence ATGCGCGTAAAATTGTTTGCCCTCGTTGGAGCCGCCGCTGCGGTATTGACGCTCTCCGGGTGCCAGGGGCCCAGCGGCCGAGACGAGCTCGCCGGGCCGGGACGCGAACAGGCCGCGATCATGGGCAACGCCGAGCCGCAGGCGTCCCCCGCCTCGACCGACCCGGCGGGCACGGTGCACGAGCACGCGCCCGTCGACGACCTTGACGCCACCGGCGGCCTCGTCGCGGTGAGGTCCGGGGGCACCCTCAGCATCGGGACGCTTGAGGACGTCGTTTCGGGCAAAGCTACCGAGTACGCGCTGGGCCAGGAGTGCGGGGACACCACCGCGCGCGACGGGCGGTTCGTCACCGCCTGCGGCCGCGAGATCCGGATGTTCGGATCTGCTGGGGAGGAGAAGTTCAGCACACAGGCCCAGGCAACCGCCGCGGCGCTGACCGCAGACGGTGACGTGATTGCGGGATCCGAGGACGACCGCGAGGTGCGCGTCTACCGCGGTGGCGAGGAGATTGACAGCTTCAACGTCGCCCGGGAGACCGACCAGCTGCTCACTGTGCCCCGAGCGGAACAACCTGACACGGCTGTGCGCATCAACCACTTCGACACCACGATCCAGGATCTGGACCTCGACAACGGCCGGCAGGGCGGAACTTTGCGCGTCGGGCTCGGCGTCGGCGGGGTCTCGACCGGCGGCGACGGACTCGTCCTCGCGGCGGACAACACGGGTTCTCAACTTCTCGTCTACACCGCCACCGACATCATCCGGTTGCAGCAGTCGGCTCCCGTCGCGGAGAGCCCGTGGGCCGTCGCGTGGGACAACGACGCTTCCCTCGCCTGGGTCACCTCCACGGCAGGCAACACGGTGTCCGGCTACGACATCTCCCAGGGTGTGCCCCTGGAGAGGGTGAGCCTGCGTACCGTCGCCGACGCTCTCAACATGGCCGCGCTTGACGACGGCACCCTGATCATCGCCTCAGCTTCCGGCGACGGGCTGCAGGTCATCTCCCCCGACGAAAAGAACGCCCCCGAAGGAGACCGCTAA
- a CDS encoding SPFH domain-containing protein yields the protein MGGITAIVIIVLVVAILFSSIKMIQQGEAAVIERLGRYTRTVSGGVTLLVPFIDRVRQRVDTRERVVSFPPQAVITQDNLTVAIDIVVTFQINDPAKAIYGVDNYLVGVEQISVATLRDVVGGMTLEETLTSRETINRRLRGELDAATSKWGLRISRVELKAIDPPPSIQQSMEMQMKADREKRAMILTAEGKRESDIKTAEGEKQARILSAEGEKHAAILSAEAERQAMILRAEGDRAAKYLSAQGEARALQKVNAAIKSSGVTPELLAYQYLEKLPEIAQNEAATMWMIPSQLGDSLEQFAKAFAHKGDDGVFRYETASVDKETRDMAEVEDTDRWFDTSTDPELAKALAEARAVANKHVDAPDPTMEPAKSERPEPPRIQPAELERAHRPSESDVPQTLRANPAGAAPVEDAGYRDEQS from the coding sequence ATGGGCGGAATCACTGCGATCGTCATCATCGTTTTGGTGGTGGCGATCCTTTTCAGCTCAATCAAGATGATCCAGCAGGGTGAAGCGGCCGTCATCGAACGCCTCGGCCGCTACACCCGAACAGTATCCGGCGGCGTGACTCTCCTTGTGCCGTTCATCGACCGTGTCCGCCAGCGCGTGGACACCCGCGAGCGCGTCGTTTCCTTCCCGCCGCAGGCCGTGATCACCCAGGACAACCTCACCGTCGCAATCGACATTGTGGTCACTTTCCAGATCAACGACCCAGCGAAGGCCATCTACGGCGTGGACAATTACCTTGTCGGCGTCGAGCAGATCTCCGTGGCGACACTGCGCGACGTCGTCGGAGGCATGACGCTGGAGGAGACCCTGACCTCGCGCGAAACCATCAACCGCCGCCTGCGCGGCGAGCTCGACGCCGCCACGTCCAAATGGGGGTTGCGCATCAGCCGCGTCGAGCTGAAGGCGATTGATCCGCCGCCGTCCATCCAGCAGTCCATGGAGATGCAGATGAAGGCGGACCGCGAGAAGCGCGCCATGATTCTCACCGCCGAGGGCAAGCGCGAATCCGACATCAAGACCGCCGAGGGTGAGAAACAGGCCCGCATCCTCTCCGCCGAGGGCGAGAAGCACGCCGCGATTCTTTCGGCCGAGGCGGAGCGCCAGGCGATGATCCTTCGCGCTGAGGGCGACCGCGCCGCGAAGTACCTCTCCGCCCAGGGTGAGGCACGCGCGCTGCAGAAGGTCAACGCGGCGATCAAGTCGTCCGGTGTCACACCGGAGCTGCTGGCCTACCAGTACTTGGAGAAGCTGCCGGAGATTGCGCAGAACGAGGCTGCGACGATGTGGATGATCCCGTCGCAGCTGGGAGACTCGCTGGAGCAGTTCGCCAAGGCGTTCGCGCACAAGGGCGACGACGGCGTGTTCCGGTACGAAACCGCTAGCGTGGACAAGGAGACGCGGGACATGGCCGAGGTGGAGGACACCGACCGCTGGTTCGACACCTCCACGGACCCGGAACTTGCCAAAGCGCTCGCCGAGGCCCGCGCGGTTGCGAACAAGCACGTCGACGCTCCTGACCCCACGATGGAGCCCGCGAAAAGCGAGCGGCCCGAGCCCCCGCGCATCCAGCCGGCTGAGCTGGAGCGCGCCCACCGGCCGTCGGAAAGCGACGTGCCCCAGACCCTGCGGGCAAACCCGGCCGGTGCCGCACCCGTTGAGGATGCCGGGTACCGCGACGAGCAGAGCTAA